From a single Pyxicephalus adspersus chromosome 11, UCB_Pads_2.0, whole genome shotgun sequence genomic region:
- the LOC140340215 gene encoding Friend leukemia integration 1 transcription factor-like isoform X3 — MDCTIKEALSVVSEDHTMFTGLPKTEMPDEYSTSIKERSTLPETTWIYTNERQHNIKEEIDDRAVTRIPQPVVQVMPADKPEEENESPHTTYQPTYPDTTSNGTESPSQINGSEEKRVIVPADPMVWTQEHVAQWLDWAVKEYGLCDVNTSLMQGVDGKELCRMTREDFLRMASAYSTDMLMSHLAFLRQNSPTFTYSVVPTVPAHPVPARNPVKTEPLYEDVRRGSWNSTTGSIHRGSPPQTPTISSTAGAIRTTPDPYQVLGPTSSRLSNPGSGQIQLWQFLLELLSDSGNSSCIAWEGVNGEFKMTDPDEVARRWGERKSKPNMNYDKLSRALRYYYDKNIMSKVHGKRYAYRFDFQGIQVVQQAHNSDSAVCKYQEGNFYQPQAKPPGPLPPHHSHPLSLPTLIPVEYFSTPQGGGLYPSQGVAKQHGGQLGSHPNSYY, encoded by the exons ATGGACTGCACCATCAAG GAGGCTCTCTCCGTGGTCAGCGAGGACCACACGATGTTCACCGGACTGCCTAAGACAGAGATGCCCGATGAGTACTCAACCAGCATTAAGGAGCGCTCCACTCTCCCAGAGACCACCTGGATATACACCAATGAGCGACAGCACAATATAAAAGAGGAGATCGACGACCGTGCGGTGACCAG AATTCCACAACCGGTGGTGCAGGTAATGCCAGCGGATAAACCAGAAGAGGAGAATGAATCCCCCCACACAACCTACCAGCCCACGTACCCCGACACCACGAGCAACGGGACGGAATCTCCGAGCCAAATCAACGGCAGCGAGGAGAAGAGAGTGATTGTCCCGGCAG ACCCGATGGTGTGGACACAGGAGCACGTGGCCCAATGGCTGGACTGGGCGGTGAAGGAATACGGACTTTGTGATGTGAACACCTCATTGATGCAGGGAGTGGATGGGAAGGAACTGTGCCGGATGACCCGAGAGGACTTCTTACGCATGGCCTCCGCCTACAGCACCGACATGCTAATGTCACACCTGGCCTTTCTCCGGCAAA ACAGTCCAACGTTCACGTATTCGGTGGTGCCGACTGTTCCAGCTCATCCAGTGCCAGCGAGGAACCCGGTGAAGACAG AGCCTTTGTATGAAGATGTTCGGAGAGGAAGCTGGAACTCCACCACGGGCTCCATTCACAGAG GATCCCCTCCGCAGACGCCGACCATCAGCAGCACCGCCGGAGCCATACGCACCACTCCAG accCTTATCAGGTGTTGGGGCCAACAAGCAGTCGCCTGTCCAATCCAG GCAGCGGACAGATCCAGCTTTGGCAGTTCCTCCTGGAGCTTTTATCGGACAGCGGCAACTCCAGCTGCATTGCATGGGAGGGCGTCAACGGGGAGTTCAAGATGACGGACCCGGACGAGGTGGCGCGGCGCTGGGGGGAGCGCAAGAGCAAACCCAACATGAACTACGATAAGCTAAGCCGGGCTCTGCGCTATTACTACGACAAGAACATCATGAGCAAGGTGCATGGCAAGCGATACGCCTACAGGTTCGACTTCCAGGGCATCCAGGTGGTCCAGCAAGCGCATAACAGCGACTCGGCCGTCTGCAAATACCAGGAGGGGAACTTTTACCAGCCGCAGGCCAAGCCGCCTGGACCGCTACCGCCGCATCATAGCCACCCACTGAGCTTGCCCACCCTCATACCCGTAGAGTACTTCAGCACGCCACAGGGGGGCGGACTTTACCCCAGCCAGGGAGTGGCCAAGCAGCATGGCGGCCAATTAGGGTCACACCCGAACAGCTACTATTGA
- the LOC140340215 gene encoding Friend leukemia integration 1 transcription factor-like isoform X2 has translation MVHHRYQGCRSSHYTPLGCHTWGDPHLIQEALSVVSEDHTMFTGLPKTEMPDEYSTSIKERSTLPETTWIYTNERQHNIKEEIDDRAVTRIPQPVVQVMPADKPEEENESPHTTYQPTYPDTTSNGTESPSQINGSEEKRVIVPADPMVWTQEHVAQWLDWAVKEYGLCDVNTSLMQGVDGKELCRMTREDFLRMASAYSTDMLMSHLAFLRQNSPTFTYSVVPTVPAHPVPARNPVKTEPLYEDVRRGSWNSTTGSIHRGSPPQTPTISSTAGAIRTTPGSGQIQLWQFLLELLSDSGNSSCIAWEGVNGEFKMTDPDEVARRWGERKSKPNMNYDKLSRALRYYYDKNIMSKVHGKRYAYRFDFQGIQVVQQAHNSDSAVCKYQEGNFYQPQAKPPGPLPPHHSHPLSLPTLIPVEYFSTPQGGGLYPSQGVAKQHGGQLGSHPNSYY, from the exons ATGGTCCATCACAGGTACCAAGGCTGCAGGTCCTCCCATTATACACCATTGGGGTGCCACACCTGGGGGGACCCACATCTTATTCAG GAGGCTCTCTCCGTGGTCAGCGAGGACCACACGATGTTCACCGGACTGCCTAAGACAGAGATGCCCGATGAGTACTCAACCAGCATTAAGGAGCGCTCCACTCTCCCAGAGACCACCTGGATATACACCAATGAGCGACAGCACAATATAAAAGAGGAGATCGACGACCGTGCGGTGACCAG AATTCCACAACCGGTGGTGCAGGTAATGCCAGCGGATAAACCAGAAGAGGAGAATGAATCCCCCCACACAACCTACCAGCCCACGTACCCCGACACCACGAGCAACGGGACGGAATCTCCGAGCCAAATCAACGGCAGCGAGGAGAAGAGAGTGATTGTCCCGGCAG ACCCGATGGTGTGGACACAGGAGCACGTGGCCCAATGGCTGGACTGGGCGGTGAAGGAATACGGACTTTGTGATGTGAACACCTCATTGATGCAGGGAGTGGATGGGAAGGAACTGTGCCGGATGACCCGAGAGGACTTCTTACGCATGGCCTCCGCCTACAGCACCGACATGCTAATGTCACACCTGGCCTTTCTCCGGCAAA ACAGTCCAACGTTCACGTATTCGGTGGTGCCGACTGTTCCAGCTCATCCAGTGCCAGCGAGGAACCCGGTGAAGACAG AGCCTTTGTATGAAGATGTTCGGAGAGGAAGCTGGAACTCCACCACGGGCTCCATTCACAGAG GATCCCCTCCGCAGACGCCGACCATCAGCAGCACCGCCGGAGCCATACGCACCACTCCAG GCAGCGGACAGATCCAGCTTTGGCAGTTCCTCCTGGAGCTTTTATCGGACAGCGGCAACTCCAGCTGCATTGCATGGGAGGGCGTCAACGGGGAGTTCAAGATGACGGACCCGGACGAGGTGGCGCGGCGCTGGGGGGAGCGCAAGAGCAAACCCAACATGAACTACGATAAGCTAAGCCGGGCTCTGCGCTATTACTACGACAAGAACATCATGAGCAAGGTGCATGGCAAGCGATACGCCTACAGGTTCGACTTCCAGGGCATCCAGGTGGTCCAGCAAGCGCATAACAGCGACTCGGCCGTCTGCAAATACCAGGAGGGGAACTTTTACCAGCCGCAGGCCAAGCCGCCTGGACCGCTACCGCCGCATCATAGCCACCCACTGAGCTTGCCCACCCTCATACCCGTAGAGTACTTCAGCACGCCACAGGGGGGCGGACTTTACCCCAGCCAGGGAGTGGCCAAGCAGCATGGCGGCCAATTAGGGTCACACCCGAACAGCTACTATTGA
- the LOC140340215 gene encoding Friend leukemia integration 1 transcription factor-like isoform X1 produces the protein MVHHRYQGCRSSHYTPLGCHTWGDPHLIQEALSVVSEDHTMFTGLPKTEMPDEYSTSIKERSTLPETTWIYTNERQHNIKEEIDDRAVTRIPQPVVQVMPADKPEEENESPHTTYQPTYPDTTSNGTESPSQINGSEEKRVIVPADPMVWTQEHVAQWLDWAVKEYGLCDVNTSLMQGVDGKELCRMTREDFLRMASAYSTDMLMSHLAFLRQNSPTFTYSVVPTVPAHPVPARNPVKTEPLYEDVRRGSWNSTTGSIHRGSPPQTPTISSTAGAIRTTPDPYQVLGPTSSRLSNPGSGQIQLWQFLLELLSDSGNSSCIAWEGVNGEFKMTDPDEVARRWGERKSKPNMNYDKLSRALRYYYDKNIMSKVHGKRYAYRFDFQGIQVVQQAHNSDSAVCKYQEGNFYQPQAKPPGPLPPHHSHPLSLPTLIPVEYFSTPQGGGLYPSQGVAKQHGGQLGSHPNSYY, from the exons ATGGTCCATCACAGGTACCAAGGCTGCAGGTCCTCCCATTATACACCATTGGGGTGCCACACCTGGGGGGACCCACATCTTATTCAG GAGGCTCTCTCCGTGGTCAGCGAGGACCACACGATGTTCACCGGACTGCCTAAGACAGAGATGCCCGATGAGTACTCAACCAGCATTAAGGAGCGCTCCACTCTCCCAGAGACCACCTGGATATACACCAATGAGCGACAGCACAATATAAAAGAGGAGATCGACGACCGTGCGGTGACCAG AATTCCACAACCGGTGGTGCAGGTAATGCCAGCGGATAAACCAGAAGAGGAGAATGAATCCCCCCACACAACCTACCAGCCCACGTACCCCGACACCACGAGCAACGGGACGGAATCTCCGAGCCAAATCAACGGCAGCGAGGAGAAGAGAGTGATTGTCCCGGCAG ACCCGATGGTGTGGACACAGGAGCACGTGGCCCAATGGCTGGACTGGGCGGTGAAGGAATACGGACTTTGTGATGTGAACACCTCATTGATGCAGGGAGTGGATGGGAAGGAACTGTGCCGGATGACCCGAGAGGACTTCTTACGCATGGCCTCCGCCTACAGCACCGACATGCTAATGTCACACCTGGCCTTTCTCCGGCAAA ACAGTCCAACGTTCACGTATTCGGTGGTGCCGACTGTTCCAGCTCATCCAGTGCCAGCGAGGAACCCGGTGAAGACAG AGCCTTTGTATGAAGATGTTCGGAGAGGAAGCTGGAACTCCACCACGGGCTCCATTCACAGAG GATCCCCTCCGCAGACGCCGACCATCAGCAGCACCGCCGGAGCCATACGCACCACTCCAG accCTTATCAGGTGTTGGGGCCAACAAGCAGTCGCCTGTCCAATCCAG GCAGCGGACAGATCCAGCTTTGGCAGTTCCTCCTGGAGCTTTTATCGGACAGCGGCAACTCCAGCTGCATTGCATGGGAGGGCGTCAACGGGGAGTTCAAGATGACGGACCCGGACGAGGTGGCGCGGCGCTGGGGGGAGCGCAAGAGCAAACCCAACATGAACTACGATAAGCTAAGCCGGGCTCTGCGCTATTACTACGACAAGAACATCATGAGCAAGGTGCATGGCAAGCGATACGCCTACAGGTTCGACTTCCAGGGCATCCAGGTGGTCCAGCAAGCGCATAACAGCGACTCGGCCGTCTGCAAATACCAGGAGGGGAACTTTTACCAGCCGCAGGCCAAGCCGCCTGGACCGCTACCGCCGCATCATAGCCACCCACTGAGCTTGCCCACCCTCATACCCGTAGAGTACTTCAGCACGCCACAGGGGGGCGGACTTTACCCCAGCCAGGGAGTGGCCAAGCAGCATGGCGGCCAATTAGGGTCACACCCGAACAGCTACTATTGA